One region of Hymenobacter sediminicola genomic DNA includes:
- a CDS encoding energy transducer TonB, whose protein sequence is MRNFLFYSGLLGLLIPCTSLAQNQPAPADTTRQHYTYQETMPVFPGGQEALFKLLAEGLQYPPKALRDGVQGKVYLSFVVEPTGDVADIKVKQGVRADLDEEALRMAQRLKTVRWQPGTQNQRPVSVVYTVPLTFSLTKGPLTLAADSLDANPGPAIVLPSRLWTAAEKTIPADKGVLYGNCIQRLGFSSGGLPQYVRVLNLTTGKFYRILVKPAMRSRSENGFCVALPPGRYALQWYEYSYGLDALRKAGQGRLTDTRYCFTLQPGQMHYAGKWDFSQPDAPRFLNEKAQLDAHFSAETKALYEGAVVSLPQ, encoded by the coding sequence ATGCGCAATTTTCTCTTCTATTCCGGCCTGCTTGGCCTGCTTATCCCCTGCACCAGCCTGGCCCAGAACCAGCCAGCGCCGGCAGATACTACCCGCCAGCACTACACGTACCAGGAAACCATGCCCGTATTTCCGGGCGGCCAGGAGGCGCTTTTCAAGCTGTTGGCAGAGGGCCTGCAGTACCCGCCCAAGGCGCTGCGCGACGGAGTGCAGGGCAAGGTGTACCTCTCGTTTGTAGTGGAACCTACCGGCGACGTGGCCGATATCAAGGTGAAGCAGGGCGTGCGGGCCGACCTGGACGAGGAAGCCCTGCGGATGGCGCAGCGGCTGAAAACCGTGCGCTGGCAGCCCGGCACCCAGAACCAGCGGCCGGTTTCGGTGGTCTACACCGTGCCGCTCACCTTCAGCCTCACGAAAGGCCCGTTAACGCTGGCGGCTGATTCGCTGGATGCCAACCCCGGCCCGGCCATCGTACTACCGTCGCGGCTATGGACGGCCGCCGAGAAAACCATACCCGCCGACAAAGGCGTGCTGTACGGCAACTGCATTCAGCGCCTGGGGTTCAGCAGCGGCGGGCTGCCCCAGTACGTGCGCGTGCTCAACCTGACGACGGGCAAGTTTTATCGGATTCTGGTGAAGCCCGCCATGCGCAGCCGCAGCGAAAACGGCTTTTGCGTGGCGCTGCCGCCCGGCCGCTATGCCCTGCAGTGGTATGAGTACTCGTATGGCCTTGATGCGCTGCGCAAAGCGGGCCAGGGCCGCCTCACGGATACTCGCTACTGCTTCACGCTGCAGCCCGGGCAGATGCATTATGCGGGAAAGTGGGACTTCTCGCAGCCTGATGCGCCGCGCTTCCTCAACGAGAAAGCGCAACTGGACGCCCATTTTTCCGCTGAAACCAAAGCCCTGTATGAAGGGGCCGTTGTCAGTCTGCCCCAGTAG
- the dinB gene encoding DNA polymerase IV has product MDTPHTRKIIHLDMDAFYASVEQRDNPALRGRPVAVGGSRQRGVVAAASYEARAFGVRSAMPSVTALRKCPELVFVKPRFEVYKEVSRQIRAIFAEYTPLIEPLSLDEAYLDVTENLKGLPLATQVAREIRAEILEKTQLTASAGISYNKFLAKLASDYRKPNGQFVIRPEQGLAFVEQLRMGEFHGIGPATAARLNQLGIFTGLELRQQTETFLRQHFGKAGSYYYHIARAIDDRPVVPDRVRKSVGSETTFAEDLTEEAQLLAGLQPCLDSVWAYCGRAGLLGRTLTLKIKYADFQQITRSRTMLAPLASLAALEQLSRELVAGCLPLPKGVRLVGASLSNLETTEDSVGKQLTLGF; this is encoded by the coding sequence GTGGACACGCCGCACACCCGCAAAATCATTCACCTCGACATGGATGCTTTCTATGCCTCGGTGGAGCAGCGCGACAACCCGGCGCTGCGCGGGCGGCCCGTAGCGGTTGGTGGCTCGCGGCAGCGGGGCGTGGTGGCGGCGGCTTCCTACGAGGCACGAGCCTTCGGGGTACGCTCGGCTATGCCCTCCGTCACGGCGCTGCGCAAGTGCCCGGAGCTGGTGTTCGTGAAGCCGCGGTTTGAAGTGTACAAGGAAGTGTCGCGGCAGATTCGGGCTATTTTCGCCGAGTACACGCCCCTCATCGAGCCACTTTCTCTGGATGAAGCCTACCTCGACGTGACGGAGAACCTGAAGGGCCTACCGCTGGCCACGCAGGTAGCGCGCGAAATCAGGGCTGAAATTCTGGAGAAAACCCAGCTCACGGCCTCGGCGGGCATCAGCTACAACAAGTTTCTGGCGAAGCTGGCCTCCGACTACCGCAAGCCCAACGGGCAGTTCGTCATCAGGCCCGAACAGGGCCTGGCCTTCGTGGAGCAGCTGCGCATGGGCGAGTTTCACGGCATCGGGCCGGCCACGGCGGCGCGCCTGAACCAGCTGGGCATATTCACGGGGCTGGAGCTGCGGCAGCAAACCGAAACGTTTCTGCGCCAGCATTTCGGCAAGGCCGGCTCCTACTACTACCACATTGCCCGCGCCATCGACGACCGGCCCGTGGTGCCGGACCGGGTGCGCAAATCGGTAGGCTCAGAAACCACCTTTGCGGAAGACCTGACGGAAGAAGCGCAACTGCTGGCCGGTCTGCAGCCCTGCCTAGACTCGGTGTGGGCGTATTGCGGGCGGGCGGGGCTGCTGGGGCGCACGCTCACGCTCAAAATCAAGTACGCCGACTTCCAGCAGATTACCCGCAGCCGCACCATGTTGGCACCGCTGGCTAGCCTGGCCGCTTTGGAGCAACTCAGCCGGGAACTGGTGGCTGGCTGCCTACCCTTACCCAAGGGCGTGCGGCTGGTAGGCGCCTCACTCTCCAACCTCGAAACCACAGAGGATTCGGTGGGCAAGCAGCTGACACTAGGCTTCTAG
- a CDS encoding sce7726 family protein has product MNDPEIRALLYPLLPGGVYIDELPTGTTRADVVHITEHFLHGYEVKGDSDTLQRVPNQLRCYGEVYDFVTFVVTEKHLPKLLPLLPEWVGVLTVVEGELRPHRAAAYNATVEPAPLASLLLLEEVKQFLMARGLRGVSELRRAEVLHFLRTTNLVPLSSLAQYVRERLMARLPERLQARAERKLERQRLSGLRQRRKARRTARKKPQKPATKAKTKAKVRKTPTPPPAG; this is encoded by the coding sequence ATGAACGACCCGGAAATTCGTGCCCTGCTCTACCCGCTGCTGCCAGGCGGCGTGTATATAGATGAGCTACCCACCGGTACTACCCGTGCCGATGTGGTGCACATCACAGAGCACTTTCTGCACGGCTATGAGGTAAAAGGCGACTCCGATACGCTGCAGCGGGTGCCCAACCAGCTACGCTGCTACGGCGAGGTATATGACTTCGTGACGTTTGTGGTGACGGAAAAGCACCTGCCCAAGCTGCTGCCGCTGCTGCCCGAGTGGGTAGGCGTGCTGACCGTAGTGGAAGGGGAGCTGCGCCCGCACCGGGCTGCGGCCTACAATGCTACCGTGGAGCCTGCGCCACTGGCTAGCCTGCTACTGCTGGAAGAAGTGAAGCAGTTTCTGATGGCCCGCGGCCTGCGTGGCGTGAGTGAGTTGCGACGTGCTGAGGTGCTGCATTTTCTGCGTACCACGAATCTGGTGCCACTTTCCAGCCTGGCCCAGTACGTGCGCGAGCGGCTGATGGCCCGCCTCCCGGAGCGGCTGCAAGCCCGGGCAGAGCGTAAGTTAGAGCGCCAGCGGCTATCCGGCCTCCGGCAGCGTCGCAAAGCCCGGCGTACGGCCCGCAAGAAACCCCAAAAGCCAGCCACCAAGGCCAAAACAAAGGCCAAAGTCAGAAAGACACCTACTCCACCGCCGGCCGGCTAG